In Carassius gibelio isolate Cgi1373 ecotype wild population from Czech Republic chromosome B2, carGib1.2-hapl.c, whole genome shotgun sequence, a single genomic region encodes these proteins:
- the epb41l3b gene encoding band 4.1-like protein 3b isoform X3, giving the protein MDVHRWGHAEVRSADQQQHEDDYVSQKSLSSRGRTPRLKVMECKVRLLDGSDYTCTVEKRAKGQVLFDKVCDHLNLLEKDYFGITYRDDENQKSWLDVSKEMKKQISTDPWNCAFSVKFYPPDPSQLSEDITRYFLCLQLRDDVVSGRLPCSFSTHAVLGSYTAQSELGDCDSELQGSSYISDMCLAPNQTKELEEKVLELHRGHKGMTPAEADMMFLENAKKLSMYGVDLHHAKDSEGVEIMLGVCSSGLLVYRDKLRINRFAWPKIIKISYKRNNFYIRVRPGELEQFESTIGFKLFSHKAAKRLWKVCVEHHTFFRLVSPEAPPKRFLMLGSKFRYSGRTQAETRRASSQIARAAPQFQRRHTVTASMDSMTVTHDNGKNATPAVAIDDLITLETPEKKEEEMNSVEEENKTSADESEQAPPPSVTKMSEEDKAEPEGVPVKPDRSSDAVEQTEEVLQDVSVVHTETKTITYESSEVDADGDSDAGVLMSAQTITSENDSSSTTTHITKTVKDGVSETRIEKRIVITGDADVDHEQALAQAIKEVKEQHPDMSVTRVVVHTESEISAADGDV; this is encoded by the exons ATGGATGTGCATCGCTGG GGTCACGCAGAGGTCAGATCGGCGGATCAGCAGCAGCACGAGGACGACTACGTTTCCCAGAAGTCTTTGAGCAGCAGAGGCAGGACTCCGAGACTGAAGGTCATGGAGTGTAAGGTCAGACTGCTGGACGGCTCAGACTACACCTGCACCGTGGAG aaaagAGCGAAAGGTCAGGTTCTGTTCGATAAGGTTTGTGATCACCTGAATCTCCTGGAGAAGGACTATTTCGGCATCACGTACCGGGACGATGAAAACCAGAAG AGCTGGCTGGACGTTTCTAAAGAGATGAAGAAGCAGATCAGCA CTGATCCCTGGAACTGTGCCTTCAGCGTGAAGTTTTATCCTCCCGATCCATCGCAGCTCTCCGAGGACATcaccag gtattTCCTGTGTCTGCAGCTGAGAGATGACGTGGTTTCTGGCCGTTTGCCGTGTTCTTTCTCCACACACGCAGTGTTGGGCTCCTACACGGCTCAGTCGGAGCTGGGAGACTGTGACTCGGAGCTGCAGGGCTCCAGTTACATCTCTGACATGTGTCTGGCCCCGAATCAGACCAAAGAGCTGGAGGAGAAAGTGCTGGAGCTCCACCGCGGACACAA aggAATGACTCCTGCTGAAGCTGACATGATGTTCCTGGAAAACGCAAAGAAACTCTCCATGTACGGAGTCGACCTGCATCAtgccaag GATTCAGAGGGTGTGGAGATCATGCTGGGAGTTTGTTCCAGCGGCCTCCTCGTCTACAGAGATAAACTGCGCATCAATCGCTTCGCCTGGCCCAAAATAATCAAGATCTCCTACAAGAGGAACAACTTCTACATCAGAGTGCGTCCAGGAGAG CTGGAACAGTTCGAGAGCACCATCGGATTCAAGCTCTTCAGTCACAAAGCAGCAAAGAGACTCTGGAAAGTGTGTGTGGAGCATCACACCTTCTTCAG GCTGGTTTCTCCTGAAGCTCCGCCCAAGCGCTTCCTGATGTTGGGCTCAAAGTTCCGCTACAGCGGCCGAACACAAGCAGAGACGCGCCGCGCTAGCTCTCAGATCGCTCGGGCCGCTCCACAGTTCCAGCGACGACACACGGTCACCGCTAGCATGGACAGCA TGACGGTCACCCATGACAACGGGAAGAACGCCACACCTGCTGTTGCTATAGATGACCTCATCACCTTGGAAACGCCagagaagaaggaagaggagaTGAACTCAGTGGAGGAGGAGAATAAAACCAGTGCTGACGAATCAGAACAGGCCCCGCCCCCCTCCGTCACCAAG ATGTCAGAGGAGGATAAAGCTGAACCTGAAGGTGTTCCAGTGAAGCCGGATCGTTCGTCTGATGCTGTGGAG CAGACGGAGGAAGTGCTTCAAGATGTTTCTGTGGTTCACACCGAGACCAAGACCATCACATACGAGTCTTCAGAG gtggatGCGGACGGTGACTCAGATGCAGGCGTCCTCATGAGCGCTCAGACCATCACATCAGAGAACGACAGCAGCAGCACCACCACACACATCAccaag acgGTGAAGGACGGTGTTTCAGAGACTCGCATCGAGAAGAGGATCGTCATCACAGGAGACGCAGACGTGGACCACGAGCAG GCTCTGGCTCAGGCCATTAAAGAGGTCAAAGAGCAGCACCCAGACATGTCGGTCACTAGAGTAGTGGTTCATACAGAGAGCGAGATCTCAGCGGCTGACGGTGACGTGTGA